From the Helicobacter sp. MIT 05-5293 genome, one window contains:
- a CDS encoding pseudouridine synthase codes for MRLNQYIAHHTKYSRREADKLIIEGRVNIQRSKATLQSVLLENQNVYIDGKKITPQENYTCIVYHKPKGEIVSKRDERGRRVIYDTLESKFRHFVSVGRLDFASEGVLILTDNKVIAKTLMESALPRTYILKLSGALTSEVIEAMQNGLKCDDARAGGHEKSKIIAMEFAPFESYEVIKSDKKYTKLKVSITEGKNRELRRFFAHFHCEVLDLKRVSYGFVHLNALPCGKSRFFTKDEYKALRDFMKKTSSLSD; via the coding sequence ATGCGCTTAAACCAATATATTGCTCATCACACTAAATATTCAAGACGCGAAGCCGACAAGCTTATCATAGAGGGGCGCGTCAATATCCAACGAAGTAAAGCCACACTTCAATCAGTTTTACTTGAGAATCAAAATGTTTATATTGATGGCAAGAAAATCACACCGCAAGAGAATTATACTTGCATCGTGTATCATAAACCCAAAGGTGAGATTGTCAGCAAACGCGATGAACGCGGGAGAAGAGTAATTTATGATACTTTAGAATCTAAATTTAGGCATTTTGTAAGCGTGGGGCGACTAGATTTTGCAAGTGAGGGGGTTTTGATTCTCACTGATAATAAAGTGATTGCTAAAACACTTATGGAATCTGCTCTGCCACGCACCTATATTCTGAAACTTAGCGGTGCGCTTACTTCAGAGGTTATAGAGGCGATGCAGAATGGGCTAAAATGCGATGATGCACGCGCAGGTGGGCATGAAAAAAGTAAAATCATCGCTATGGAATTTGCGCCCTTTGAATCTTATGAAGTGATAAAAAGCGATAAAAAATATACTAAATTAAAAGTCAGCATCACAGAGGGGAAAAATCGTGAATTGCGGAGATTCTTTGCTCATTTTCATTGCGAGGTTTTGGATCTTAAGCGCGTAAGCTATGGATTTGTGCATCTTAATGCTTTGCCTTGTGGGAAGAGTCGATTTTTTACAAAAGATGAATACAAAGCTTTACGCGACTTTATGAAAAAAACTTCTTCTCTATCAGATTAA
- a CDS encoding methionine ABC transporter ATP-binding protein gives MIKLTSISKTYANGFVALKNIDLEVQKGDIMGIIGYSGAGKSTLIRIINRLEEPTEGSLVIDGVDLLALKENALQKQRQKMGMIFQHFNLLSAKNVFDNVAFALHIAKWDKKLIKPRVNELLELVGLSEKAHHYPSQLSGGQKQRVAIARALANHPKILLCDEATSALDTKTTKSILALLRDIQQRLDLSVVLITHQIEVVKEICNKMCVVSDGEIVERGSVKEVFASPKHPITKELISFLPQDEQSFITHLGDLHNVYKVIFTGPNAQSPLISQMIRKFDVDVNILSGSIDELRGGEVGHLVIKFSATESKIDNALSWLVENGVTIEHLQEKICDKVHKNPEKEAENA, from the coding sequence GTGATCAAGCTCACATCAATCAGTAAAACTTATGCAAATGGGTTTGTTGCTTTAAAAAATATTGATTTAGAGGTGCAAAAGGGCGATATTATGGGTATCATAGGATATTCAGGCGCGGGTAAAAGCACACTGATACGCATTATCAATCGCCTAGAAGAACCGACAGAAGGTTCTTTGGTCATTGATGGTGTGGATTTGTTGGCACTTAAAGAAAATGCCTTACAGAAACAGCGTCAAAAAATGGGAATGATTTTTCAGCATTTTAATCTTTTGAGTGCAAAAAATGTCTTTGATAATGTCGCATTTGCTTTGCATATAGCAAAATGGGATAAGAAACTCATCAAACCCCGCGTCAATGAGCTTTTAGAACTAGTAGGATTAAGTGAGAAAGCACATCATTATCCTAGCCAACTAAGTGGTGGGCAAAAGCAAAGAGTAGCGATTGCTCGGGCTTTAGCCAATCACCCAAAGATTCTGCTTTGTGATGAGGCAACTTCTGCTCTTGATACTAAAACGACAAAATCCATTCTCGCACTTTTGCGAGATATTCAACAACGATTAGATTTAAGTGTAGTCTTGATCACTCATCAAATTGAGGTTGTTAAAGAGATTTGCAATAAAATGTGCGTAGTAAGTGATGGTGAAATCGTAGAGCGGGGGAGTGTGAAAGAAGTTTTTGCTTCGCCCAAACACCCTATTACAAAAGAATTAATTTCATTTTTGCCTCAAGATGAGCAAAGTTTCATCACACATTTAGGAGATTTGCACAATGTGTATAAGGTGATTTTCACAGGTCCAAACGCACAATCCCCATTGATTAGTCAAATGATTCGGAAGTTTGATGTTGATGTTAATATTTTGAGTGGGAGCATTGATGAGCTAAGAGGCGGTGAAGTCGGGCATTTAGTGATTAAATTTTCTGCTACAGAATCAAAGATTGACAATGCGCTTTCATGGCTTGTAGAAAATGGCGTAACCATTGAACATCTTCAAGAAAAGATTTGTGATAAGGTGCATAAGAATCCAGAAAAGGAGGCAGAAAATGCTTGA